One genomic window of Salvia miltiorrhiza cultivar Shanhuang (shh) chromosome 4, IMPLAD_Smil_shh, whole genome shotgun sequence includes the following:
- the LOC131020372 gene encoding uncharacterized protein LOC131020372 produces the protein MDATQVLMPVIIGHHFVLCRIRLGELVCEVYDPVFHKLSPRQQDGRVGELLPLLRLLPIVLQLARWLDDTSIDSTVAKEKYPLMTAVFAPAEVQFHQQDSVSCGPFVCMYAERLISGSPSIEWGNHNVAAYRAKIARSIFSLCETRTHRITRLGFA, from the exons ATGGATGCCACACAG GTTCTCATGCCAGTCATAATTGGCCACCATTTTGTCCTATGTCGGATCCGGTTAGGAGAATTGGTTTGCGAGGTCTATGACCCAGTATTCCACAAGCTATCACCTCGACAGCAGGATGGTCGAGTTGGTGAACTACTGCCTTTACTGAGATTGTTGCCAATTGTCCTTCAGTTGGCGAGGTGGCTAGACGACACATCCATTGATTCGACAGTGGCAAAGGAGAAGTACCCACTTATGACGGCGGTGTTTGCTCCAGCGGAGGTTCAGTTTCACCAGCAGGACTCTGTCAGCTGCGGGCCTTTCGTCTGCATGTATGCAGAACGACTGATATCTGGCTCTCCATCCATTGAGTGGGGTAACCACAACGTGGCGGCATACAGGGCCAAGATTGCTAGATCTATATTTTCGTTGTGTGAAactaggacacatcgtatcacTAGACTTGGTTTTGCATAG
- the LOC131023578 gene encoding uncharacterized protein LOC131023578, translating into MASSSQANVPYLRRDTIDQTEVAISTYYRDSHFPELVETLNVVGEQCNSDLLGRFRASCFGHFTDWRPGAKSNKALHQIVSRQIVSEENEMCFFLCGARVRFSPADYALVTGLNFGGSRFDATLQHDCSRVEAYRRFCGTRSMTIQSLIKRVCDLDSRVDDEDGSLYLRAVLVCVAHTLVLGLDARVQPWLWVLVDDLAAFDRFPWGAYSYKMLCHYTRETGKGEKYHFYGPSWALYVWALERVPGFGHMVAASSGDPTAHPRCLRWTFRGKPKLHGLRDLFEGQGGVMPLDPDADDLSSHYFISALTPGELSVSFRPPDNPLARGVQFPQGTGARVVEERGDEEDVPRQPRTTRSHSVRGPVRDARQHEPARHSVDPGKRPVRDARPHEPARHSVDPGKRPAPHTSSSSSGSRTVSSPSEGEVDRKWVKKTIRQEIKKAFGKFVEKLKSKGKKDRCKKSKHFRVPDSPDDDDQRRSPDDYQPRSPPQRRSPPPSASGPDASEPARHSRSCDDDPHGEEPRHPETQDYNEQWRAMNQSVQGDYTPAEQTFDWSTQVYPHWSSPFLKPQYRTETPIFFAEPLTSIAPHEWGQSSSAGQAQTEEPEPQAEQPQVLLLQHLEQPPAEQPPAEQPPAEQPPAEQPPAEPPRRSQRVRRPSNYQRSPWVMPRPVTQVCSDHYEKWMARCREGRGREIYVKASGGLREYDDFARVDNVSQEFTIGDIDLYFLSLRNRLRASADLLDDIYLQGEWDALLEKWARSEFTPEEYHILTHGAVADGWQPRIDWLCQIRGKAVKGHELPPGHI; encoded by the exons Atggcatcttcttcacag gcgAATGTCCCATATCTTCGTCGCGACACTATAGACCAGACGGAGGTTGCTATCAGCACCTACTATAGGGATTCACATTTTCCGGAGctggttgaaactttaaatgtggTCGGCGAACAGTGCAATTCAGATTTATTGGGAAGATTTAGAGCATCATGTTTTGGGCATTTCACTGATTGGAGGCCCGGCGCGAAGAGCAATAAAGCATTACACCAGATTGTATCGAGGCAGATTGTGTCAGAAGAAAATGAGATGTGCTTCTTTCTGTGCGGAGCACGAGTCAGATTTTCCCCTGCGGACTACGCATTAGTGACTGGGCTCAATTTCGGGGGATCGAGGTTCGATGCGACATTACAGCACGACTGCAGTCGCGTGGAGGCATACCGACGATTCTGCGGTACGCGAAGCATGACCATACAGTCGCTCATCAAACGCGTGTGCGATTTGGATAGTCGAGTGGATGATGAGGATGGGAGCCTGTACCTTCGTGCTGTCCTCGTGTGTGTGGCTCACACCCTTGTTCTTGGGTTGGATGCGCGGGTACAGCCGTGGCTTTGGGTGTTGGTGGATGATCTGGCtgcatttgatagattcccctggGGCGCGTATTCGTATAAGATGTTATGCCATTATACGAGAGAGACAGGAAAGGGCGagaagtatcacttctacggtccttcgtgggctttatatgTCTGGGCATTGGAGCGCGTCCCGGGCTTCGGACACATGGTCGCAGCATCTAGCGGTGATCCGACAGCGCACCCTCGGTGTTTGAGATGGACTTTCAGGGGTAAGCCGAAGCTTCACGGTCTGCGCGATCTATTCGAGGGACAG GGTGGTGTCATGCCCCTGGACCCCGATGCTGACGATCTGTCGAGTCACTACTTCATATCAGCGCTGACACCGGGCGAACTCTCGGTGAGCTTCAGGCCCCCCGACAACCCATTAGCTCGGGGTGTCCAATTTCCACAGGGCACCGGAGCCCGTGTTGTGGAGGAGCGCGGGGACGAGGAGGATGTACCTAGACAGCCTCGTACGACTCGCAGTCACAGTGTCCGGggccctgtgagggatgctcgacagcacgagccggctcgtcattcagtagatccgggcaagcgccctgtgagggatgctcgaccccacgagccggctcgtcattcagtAGATCCGGGCAAGCGCCCAGCTCCGCATACTTCTTCATCGTCGAGCGGATCTCGGACTGTATCCAGTCCCAGCGAGGGTGAGGTGGATCGTAAGTGGGTGAAGAAGACGATCCGTCAGGAGATTAAGAAGGCCTTCGGCAAATTCGTGGAGAAATTGAAGAGCAAGGGCAAAAAGGATAGGTGCAAGAAGAGCAAACATTTCCGAGTGCCCGACTCCCCTGATGATGATGACCAGCGACGGTCCCCTGATGATTACCAGCCACGGTCTCCTCCACAGCGACGGTCTCCTCCACCCAGTGCTTCAGGGCCCGACGCTTCAgagccggctcgtcattcaCGTTCCTGCGACGACGACCCCCACGGTGAGGAACCACGCCATCCAGAGACCCAGGATTACAACGAGCAGTGGCGGGCCATGAATCAGTCTGTTCAGGGCGACTACACACCGGCGGAGCAGACTTTTGACTGGTCGACCCAGGTCTACCCTCATTGGTCTTCCCCATTCTTGAAGCCGCAGTATAGAACAGAGACCCCGATATTCTTTGCTGAACCgctcacttctattgcaccacaTGAGTGGGGACAGTCCAGTTCGGCAGGACAGGCTCAGACAGAGGAGCCTGAGCCACAGGCAGAGCAGCCACAGGTACTGCTGCTGCAGCACCTAGAGCAGCCGCCGGCAGAGCAGCCGCCAGCAGAGCAGCCGCCAGCAGAGCAGCCGCCGGCAGAGCAGCCGCCAGCAGAGCCCCCGCGTCGCAGTCAGAGGGTGAGGCGTCCGTCTAACTATCAGCGATCGCCTTGGGTTATGCCACGTCCAGTGACACAAGTCTGCAGTGACCATTATGAGAAGTGGATGGCTAGGTGTCGAGAGGGTAGGGGTCGTGAGATTTATGTCAAGGCAAGTGGTGGTTTGCGGGAGTACGACGACTTCGCGCGGGTGGATAATGTCAGCCAGGAATTCACAATTGGG GATATTGACTTGTATTTCTTAAGCTTGAGAAATAGACTTCGAGCTTCAGCAGATTTACTGGATGAC ATATACCTCCAGGGCGAGTGGGACGCTCTATTGGAGAAGTGGGCAAGAAGTGAGTTTACTCCAGAGGAGTATCATATATTGACGCATGGAGCAGTAGCTGATGGTTGGCAGCCCCGGATAGACTGGCTCTGCCAAATACGTGGAAAAGCCGTTAAGGGCCATGAACTTCCTCCTGGTCATATATGA